GGTCGAACTGCTGGGCGGTCGCATCGATCTGCTGGCGTCCTTTTGCGAAAAGCTGGACGAGGCCGGGATCAGCGTCGAGGAAACTGCGCGCGGCCTCGTGGTGGCGCGGCGCAATGGCCGGGTGCGGGCGGTCGATGTGACGACCGAACCCTATCCGGGCTTTCCCACCGATCTGCAGGCGCAATTCATGGCGCTGATGTGCCTGGCCGAGGGCACCAGCACGCTGGAAGAGACGATTTTCGAGAACCGCTTCATGCACGCCCCGGAGCTGACCCGGATGGGTGCGCAGATCGAGGTGCATGGCGGTCATGCGAAGGTTACAGGGGTCGAGGAATTGCGCGGGGCTCCGGTCATGGCGACCGATCTGCGCGCCTCTGTCAGCCTGATCCTTGCAGGGATGGCCGCCGAGGGGCAGACCACGGTCAGCCGCGTCTACCATCTGGATCGCGGTTATGAACATGTCGTGGGAAAGCTGCGTGGGGTAGGCGCTCATATCGAGCGTGTGAAAGAGGAGTAAGGAATGGTCGAAGACGCCCGTTTTGCCGATGCCGATCCGCGTCCGATGACGCTGAAGGCCGAGGATGAGGCCGATCTGCGGATATTCTCGGCGCTGGTGCAGGACGCGATCCTGCCTGCCTCGGAAATCAGCTTCGATCCGAAGGCGCGGCGTCTGGCCCTGCTGTTGAACCGCTTCCGTTGGGAGGATGCCGAGCAGGCGCGGGCCGAAGGGCGCGGATTCGAGCGGGTCCGGGCGCTTCTGATTGTGAATGACGTGCTGGATCTGCACAGCGACGGAATAGATCGCGATGGCGATACGGTGCTGGAACTGCTGGCGCTGAGCTGGGCACCCGGCGAAGATGGCACCGGGCGATTGTCGCTGGAATTCGCCGGGGATGGCACGCTGGCGGCCGAGGTCGAATGCATCAACCTTGATCTGCGGGACGTGACGCAGCCTTATCTCGCTCCATCGGGTAAGGTGCCGTCGCATCCCGAGTGATCTGGCCGGGTGATTCAGGTATTTATCGCAAAGAAGAAACTGCCATGGTGAAGGTCTGGCACCTCGATCCTGGGTGCGCTGCCGAGTGGCGCGAGATCCGGCTGGCCTCGTTGCGCGACGCACCCGAGGCCTTCGATGCGACATTTTCGGAATGGCGGGACCGGCCGCTGGCAGATTTCGCGGCGCGGCTTGAAACGGTTCCGACATTCGCGGCGGGGGACGAGATCGGCTGCGCTTTGGCAGTCGCGTCATGGCAGGCAGGACTGGAACCGCACGATGCGGAACGCGGCTGGCTGCTATCGGTCTTTGCCCGGCCCGAGGCGCGCGGGTGCGGCTATGCCGAGGCGGCGATCCGGGCGGTTCTGCAGGATGCGGCAATGGCGGGAATGCGCTCGGTCGGGCTGCATGTGCTGGCGTCGAATTGGGCGGCGCAGGCGCTGTATCGGCGCATGGGATTTCGCGAAACCGGACGTACGAGCGTAACCAATAGCCGGGGCGAGCCTGAAGTCGAGATGATCTTGCCGCTTCAGAAATAATCTCAACAGGAATAGCGCGCTTTCCACCGAATTTTAGACATCGGCGGCTTGCATTGCGGCACGGGCGGGGTCAAAACCGGCTGATCATGGTTCAATCTCGCCGTTTGCCCTCTGCGCTGCCCTTTGTCGATCAGATCGCGATATTCTCGCGATTGGCCGAGGCGAATCCGCATCCCGAGACCGAACTGGAATTCACCAATCCCTATACGCTGGTCGTGGCAGTGGCCCTGTCGGCGCAGGCGACCGATGTGGGGGTGAACAAGGCGACGAAGGGGCTGTTTGCCGTGGCCGATACGCCGGCCAAGATGCTGGAACTGGGACTCGAAGGCGTGACCGAACATATCAGGACGATCGGGCTTTACCGACAAAAAGCCAAGAATGTCATCGCCTTGTCGCAGATACTGGTGGATGAGTATGGCGGCGAGGTTCCCGATAGCCGTGCTGCCCTGATGAGCCTGCCCGGAGTGGGGCGCAAGACCGCGAATGTGGTGCTCAACTGCGCCTTTGGCCATCCATCGCAGGCGGTGGATACGCATATTTTTCGCGTCGGCAATCGCACGCGCGTGGCTCCGGGACGTGATGTCAACGCGGTAGAGCGTGCGATCGAGGATAATGTGCCGGTGCGGTTCCAGAACCATGCCCATCACTGGCTGATCCTGCATGGCCGCTATATCTGCCAGGCACGCCGCCCGCGCTGCGGGATCTGCACCATCGCCGACCTGTGCCCCTATGAGGAGAAGACCGAATGACCACCCCCTACGTGATCGGCATCGGCAATGCGGTGATGGATGTTATCTCTCCCACGGACGATGATCGGCTCCAAGCCCTGGGTATAGAGAAGGGCATCATGCAACTGATCGAGCGTGAGCGGTCGGAATACCTGATGGCCGCGCAGGCCGACGATCACGGGCCGGGGCAGGCCGAGGCGCGGCTGGTGCCGGGCGGATCGGTGGCCAATACACTGGCCGGGATCGGGGCGATGGGGCTGCGCACAGCCTTTATCGGGCGGGTCGCCGATGACAGCCTGGGCCGGACCTATGCCGACAAGACCGAGGCGGCGGGGACGCGTTTCGTCAACCCGCCGGTCAAGGGCGATGTCCTGCCCACTTCGCGCAGCATCATCCTTGTGACGCCGGATGGCGAACGGTCGATGAATACCTATCTGGGCATCTCGACCGAACTGGGTCCGGAACATGTCGCGCCCGAAGTGTTCGAGGGCGCTGGCTGGTTGTTCCTCGAAGGTTATCTCTTCGACAAACCCAAGGGGAAAGAGGCTTTTCTGAAGGCCGCGAAATGCTGTCATGAAGCCGGCGGGCTAGCGGGCATTGCCCTGTCCGATCCGTTCTGCGTGGATCGCCACCGCGAGGATTTCCGGCGGCTCGTGGCGGGGCCGATGGATTACGTGATCGGCAATGTCCATGAATGGACCTCGCTCTATCAGACCGAGGATCTCGAGGTCGCTTTGGCGCAGGCCGTGGCGGATTGCGGCACGGTGATCTGCACCCGTTCGGGCGAGGACGCGATCCTGATTCGCGATGGTGAACGGGTTCTGGCACCGGTGCATAAGGTGGTGCCGGTGGATGCCACGGGGGCAGGGGACCAGTTCGCCGCCGGGTTGATCCACGGCTTGGCCACGGGCGCACCGCTGGAAATTGCCGGACGAATGGGTTGCATCGCCGCGGCCGAAGTGATCGGCCATGTCGGGCCGCGGCCCGAGCGGGATATCCTGGCGGATTTCCGGGCCGAAGGCTTGATCTGATCGCGGCGGTTGCCGCTGGTCTCAGCGTGCTCTGCCTACTGAAAACGGGACCGTTTGAGGTTAGAGTTCTCGGCTACTCTTTCTTGGCTGGGAGAGGAGCGGAAACGCATAAAAGCATCGAAGTTCATGGGCGCACAGAAGGCGTTCATTCTGAAGCAGGGCGAAGACGGGATGCCCGTGGCCGAGATTTACCGCAAGGCGGGGATAAGCCAGGCGACCTATTTCAACTGGAAGAAAAATTATGGCGGAGCAGGTGGGATTCGAACCCACGGGACCATCTCTGGCCCGGCCGATTTCAAGTCGGCTGCCTTAGACCACTCGACCACTGCTCCGCCCGTCTACCTACTTGCTACTTTGGGATTTGCCAAGGCAGAGTGAGGATAATCTTCCCTGTTTTTAGCGGGTGCATTCGTAGAACTTATACAGTCTTTTTCAGTTTTTTGGCGGGGGTAATGCCGCCGATGCCTAGGTTCGGGCGGTCGTTGTTGTAAGTCCAGAACCGTTGTGTGGCGTGATCCTGAGCCTCTTCGATGATTCGATCCAGGCTTCGAATAACTCTCTCTGCAAGCCGCGAAAAGTCGATCTCGATGACCTAGCCTTGCGG
This region of Paracoccus saliphilus genomic DNA includes:
- a CDS encoding DUF2948 family protein, giving the protein MVEDARFADADPRPMTLKAEDEADLRIFSALVQDAILPASEISFDPKARRLALLLNRFRWEDAEQARAEGRGFERVRALLIVNDVLDLHSDGIDRDGDTVLELLALSWAPGEDGTGRLSLEFAGDGTLAAEVECINLDLRDVTQPYLAPSGKVPSHPE
- a CDS encoding adenosine kinase — its product is MTTPYVIGIGNAVMDVISPTDDDRLQALGIEKGIMQLIERERSEYLMAAQADDHGPGQAEARLVPGGSVANTLAGIGAMGLRTAFIGRVADDSLGRTYADKTEAAGTRFVNPPVKGDVLPTSRSIILVTPDGERSMNTYLGISTELGPEHVAPEVFEGAGWLFLEGYLFDKPKGKEAFLKAAKCCHEAGGLAGIALSDPFCVDRHREDFRRLVAGPMDYVIGNVHEWTSLYQTEDLEVALAQAVADCGTVICTRSGEDAILIRDGERVLAPVHKVVPVDATGAGDQFAAGLIHGLATGAPLEIAGRMGCIAAAEVIGHVGPRPERDILADFRAEGLI
- a CDS encoding GNAT family N-acetyltransferase, with translation MVKVWHLDPGCAAEWREIRLASLRDAPEAFDATFSEWRDRPLADFAARLETVPTFAAGDEIGCALAVASWQAGLEPHDAERGWLLSVFARPEARGCGYAEAAIRAVLQDAAMAGMRSVGLHVLASNWAAQALYRRMGFRETGRTSVTNSRGEPEVEMILPLQK
- the nth gene encoding endonuclease III gives rise to the protein MVQSRRLPSALPFVDQIAIFSRLAEANPHPETELEFTNPYTLVVAVALSAQATDVGVNKATKGLFAVADTPAKMLELGLEGVTEHIRTIGLYRQKAKNVIALSQILVDEYGGEVPDSRAALMSLPGVGRKTANVVLNCAFGHPSQAVDTHIFRVGNRTRVAPGRDVNAVERAIEDNVPVRFQNHAHHWLILHGRYICQARRPRCGICTIADLCPYEEKTE